From a region of the Mercurialis annua linkage group LG1-X, ddMerAnnu1.2, whole genome shotgun sequence genome:
- the LOC126656509 gene encoding serine/threonine-protein kinase CTR1 isoform X2 encodes MPHRTTYFFPRQFPDRSGFDASSTKQLLDHEKTKLLQETFGSSTPTNTTNINTAANVTSSHAQTPTTPTTTSTRTTVTTAVSDLFTSSDDEKYHQNEKKQFGKDHENKLQKKKKQLDAFYDWLAEKKAEKKSSTKLRRLISEYDDDEDDRQLLLKPEPPKPSPEPEPAEPQSVHEIVPVHQLAIKERDVDRNFDRQVSLPRLSSGSSYAGSLFSGTTLDGNFFSDIKESVHQEGVQEEEEVVAPAVVVAASAKEEEEKKKEEGMKIISESRRTAETYHLQLALAKRLSLQSDLASEIVLLQDGCPESSDAETVSYRLWVSGCLSYSDRISDGFYNILGMNPYLWVMCNDEEEGRQLPPLMSLKEIEPSETSMEVVLIDGRGDSRIKELEDKAHELYCASENTMVLVEKLGKLVAICMGGTFPVEQGDLHKRWKIVSKRLKDFHRCIVLPIGGLSTGLCRHRAILFKKLADYIGLPCRIARGCKYCVADHRSSCLVRIEDDRQLSREYVVDLVGQPGNVHGPDSTINGGFITSIPSPLQISHLKEFQLSYTDDAPCQLLRSKHLCAFPKKSLCPGREEESQQPRSIIQLSTSVPADQATLRNGSSLIPLDLTRNAEALDVERPSVRECSCLVTDDVIQPTPQKEIVGSGKPIDIVCEQTKINSSSQSEVKESERRLGSRGRLATVTIPRYLNLEPSLAMDWLEISWDELHMKERVGAGSFGTVHRAEWHGSDVAVKVLTVQDFHDDQLREFLREVAIMKRVRHPNVVLFMGAVTKRPHLSIVTEYLPRGSLYRLIHRPSAGELLDQRRRLRMALDVAKGINYLHCLSPPIVHWDLKSPNLLVDKNWTVKVCDFGLSRFKANTFLSSKSVAGTPEWMAPEFLRGEPSNEKSDVYSFGVILWELVTMQQPWNGLSPAQVVGAVAFQNRRLAIPQSTSPMLASLMESCWSELFTILIARVNICWWSCLGILQCH; translated from the exons ATGCCTCACAGAACGACTTACTTTTTTCCGAGGCAATTTCCGGATCGGTCTGGATTCGATGCATCGTCTACTAAGCAGTTGTTGGATCACGAGAAGACGAAGCTTCTGCAAGAAACTTTTGGGAGTAGTACTCCAACTAATACTACTAATATTAATACAGCTGCAAATGTCACATCATCGCATGCGCAAACTCCAACTACTCCAACCACAACCTCAACGAGAACGACAGTTACGACTGCAGTATCGGATCTTTTCACGAGCAGCGACGATGAAAAGTACCATCAAAATGAAAAGAAGCAGTTCGGTAAGGATCATGAGAACAAGTTgcaaaagaagaagaaacagcTCGATGCTTTCTATGATTGGTTAGCTGAGAAAAAAGCTGAGAAGAAATCGTCCACTAAGCTACGTAGATTAATATCTGAGTATGACGACGATGAAGATGATCGCCAGCTTTTACTTAAGCCGGAGCCGCCCAAACCATCTCCTGAGCCGGAACCTGCTGAGCCTCAGAGTGTTCATGAGATAGTTCCTGTTCATCAGCTGGCTATTAAGGAGCGTGATGTTGACCGGAACTTTGACCGTCAGGTTTCTTTGCCGAGGTTATCCAGTGGGAGCAGTTATGCTGGAAGCTTGTTTTCCGGTACCACATTGGACGGAAACTTTTTTAGTGACATTAAGGAGAGTGTTCACCAAGAAGGGGTTCAGGAGGAGGAGGAAGTGGTAGCTCCAGCCGTGGTGGTGGCCGCCTCCGCGAAGGAGGAGGAggagaagaaaaaagaagaggGAATGAAAATTATCAGCGAGTCCCGAAGAACAGCTGAAACTTATCATTTACAGCTGGCTTTAGCTAAACGGCTTAGTTTGCAATCTGATCTTGCTAGTGAGATTGTTCTTTTGCAAGATGGCTGTCCTGAATCCTCTGATGCTGAAACGGTGTCGTATCGTCTTTGG GTTAGTGGATGCTTGTCTTATAGTGACAGGATATCAGATGGATTTTATAACATTCTTGGAATGAATCCGTATCTGTGGGTGATGTgcaatgatgaagaagaaggcaGACAGTTGCCTCCTTTGATGTCACTTAAAGAAATTGAACCTAGCGAGACATCCATGGAGGTTGTTCTAATCGATGGGCGTGGCGATTCTCGCATTAAGGAGCTCGAGGATAAAGCTCATGAACTATACTGTGCATCAGAAAACACTATGGTATTAGTGGAGAAATTAGGAAAGCTTGTAGCAATTTGCATGGG GGGGACTTTCCCAGTGGAGCAAGGTGATCTTCATAAACGCTGGAAAATCGTTAGCAAGAGGTTAAAGGATTTTCACAGGTGTATTGTTCTTCCCATAGGCGGCCTATCCACAGGACTCTGCAGGCATCGTGCAATTTTATTCAAG AAATTGGCAGACTACATAGGTTTGCCATGCCGGATAGCTCGGGGTTGCAAGTATTGTGTAGCAGATCACAGGTCATCTTGTCTTGTTAGAATTGAGGATGACAGACAACTATCAAG AGAATATGTGGTTGATCTAGTTGGACAGCCAGGAAATGTCCACGGACCAGATTCTACTATCAATGGAGGGTTCATAACTTCGATTCCGTCGCCACTACAGATATCCCATCTCAAAGAGTTCCAGCTTTCATACACGGATGATGCACCTTGTCAACTTTTACGTTCAAAGCATTTGTGTGCTTTTCCTAAAAAATCTTTATGTCCGG GCAGGGAAGAAGAAAGCCAACAGCCACGGAGCATTATCCAGTTGTCAACTTCTGTTCCAGCAGATCAAGCTACTCTTAGAAATGGTTCATCTTTGATACCTTTGGATTTGACAAGGAATGCTGAAGCTCTTGATGTAGAAAGGCCATCTGTACGTGAGTGTTCTTGCCTTGTAACAGATGATGTAATACAACCAACTCCCCAAAAAGAGATTGTAGGGTCCGGAAAGCCTATTGACATTGTTTGTGAGCAAACTAAAATCAACTCCTCCAGTCAGTCAGAGGTGAAAGAGTCAGAGAGGAGGCTTGGCAGTCGAGGCAGATTAGCTACTGTGACCATTCCAAGGTATTTGAATCTTGAACCTTCACTTGCAATGGACTGGCTTGAGATCTCATGGGATGAATTGCATATGAAGGAGCGTGTTGGTGCTG GTTCATTTGGAACAGTGCATCGTGCTGAATGGCATGGATCG GATGTTGCTGTCAAGGTATTAACTGTTCAAGATTTTCATGATGATCAGTTAAGGGAGTTCTTGAGAGAG GTTGCAATTATGAAACGAGTCCGTCATCCAAATGTGGTTCTCTTTATGGGTGCAGTTACTAAGCGTCCCCACCTGTCAATAGTGACAGAATACCTGCCTAG GGGTAGTTTATACCGCCTCATACACAGGCCGTCTGCTGGGGAACTTCTGGATCAGAGGCGTCGTTTACGCATGGCTTTGGATGTG GCAAAGGGAATCAATTATCTACACTGTCTGAGCCCTCCTATAGTTCATTGGGACCTTAAATCTCCAAATTTGTTGGTCGATAAAAATTGGACAGTGAAG GTTTGTGATTTTGGATTGTCGAGATTCAAAGCAAACACATTTCTGTCATCAAAATCAGTTGCTGGAACA CCTGAGTGGATGGCTCCAGAATTTCTTCGTGGAGAGCCTTCAAACGAAAAATCTGATGTTTATAGTTTTGGAGTCATCCTGTGGGAGCTGGTAACTATGCAACAACCCTGGAATGGGCTTAGTCCTGCACAG GTGGTTGGAGCTGTAGCTTTCCAAAATAGAAGGCTTGCAATACCACAGAGCACCTCTCCAATGTTGGCTTCTCTCATGGAATCCTGCTGGTCTGA GCTCTTTACCATCCTGATAGCCCGTGTAAATATTTGTTGGTGGTCTTGTCTTGGAATTCTCCAATGCCATTGA
- the LOC126665862 gene encoding double-stranded RNA-binding protein 1-like translates to MPTNEGFSGVSNCYVFKSRLQEYAQKKGLATPVYETIKEGPSHEPFFRSTVIVNEARYVSLPGFYNRKAAEQSAAEVALQELSKCDEVDHTISQPVNETGLCKNLLQEYAQKKNYAIPVYQCQNIESPGRATLFQCNVDIGGIQYIGASAGTKKEAEIKAARTALLAMQSSGSESSNNTTGMCQLTVIPFRKRVPETAPILEEAARLPKAKKARVKRKTFKKKFPRDRVNHKHGESAVDPSVITIGQPRSESDHTGISVVQGTSGRIVPESSQRETTEATGALTFHLSSDFTNGVSTTMAFDQHNCVMPSGVACEPNADAAMISGASPASEIGLGTSTGRAGLNPMGEEWKLVQPMNSI, encoded by the exons ATGCCCACAAACGAAGGTTTTTCag GTGTATCTAATTGCTATGTTTTTAAGAGTCGATTACAAGAATATGCACAAAAAAAGGGACTTGCTACGCCCGTGTACGAGACAATTAAAGAAGGCCCTTCACATGAGCCTTTCTTCAGGTCCACAGTGATTGTCAATGAGGCTAGATATGTGTCCCTGCCTGGTTTTTACAATCGCAAGGCTGCAGAACAGTCTGCTGCAGAAGTTGCTCTGCAGGAGTTGTCTAAATGTGATGAAGTCGATCACACTATTTCTCAGCCTGTT AATGAAACAGGACTTTGCAAAAACTTGCTTCAGGAATATGCACAAAAAAAGAACTACGCAATTCCTGTGTACCAGTGTCAAAATATTGAATCTCCAGGCCGAGCAACGCTTTTCCAATGTAATGTCGATATTGGGGGGATTCAGTACATCGGGGCATCAGCGGGAACAAAAAAGGAAGCAGAAATTAAGGCTGCTAGAACTGCTTTGTTAGCCATGCAGTCAAGTGGTTCAGAGTCATCTAATAATACAACTGGTATGTGTCAGTTAACAGTAATACCATTCAGAAAGAGGGTCCCGGAGACTGCTCCAATCTTAGAGGAAGCTGCACGTCTTCCAAAGGCAAAAAAGGCCCGAGTCAaaaggaaaacatttaaaaagaaattccCTAGAGACAGAGTAAATCACAAACACGGTGAAAGTGCAGTCGATCCTAGTGTTATTACCATTGGACAACCAAGATCAGAATCAGATCATACTGGTATATCTGTAGTTCAAGGAACTTCTGGGAGAATAGTTCCTGAGTCGAGCCAAAGAGAAACAACAGAGGCCACTGGTGCTTTGACCTTCcatttatctagtgattttacGAATGGAGTCTCAACAACAATGGCTTTTGATCAACACAACTGTGTAATGCCCAGCGGAGTTGCTTGCGAACCGAATGCAGATGCTGCTATGATTTCAGGAGCTAGCCCGGCTTCTGAGATAGGATTAGGGACTTCAACTGGCAGGGCTGGCTTAAATCCAATGGGAGAGGAATGGAAGCTGGTGCAGCCAATGAATAGCATTTAG
- the LOC126665863 gene encoding protein SICKLE: MEDSEKRRERLKAMRADAAQAETEASTSPVSASLANPLLDNPTTFSSQQDSGAAPRFGFYTDPMAAFSANKRTSASNNQPSHGHFRPPSHIPQFSSPVPGPRNPNMTPSPTYQMQSNFSPNQEMHQIQGPYDSATHFGVPRPGPYPIHQRTPNAWNVPGDGAGYHYSAPYRGTTNPYPMHGGNQGFRPAGIPGLNYGQGRPPWRGTSPSPGSTQGSSFAHPERGRGQWRGSNRGPFSGRGGGRGQNFHSCGSTLDEAFRPESFYDKSMVEDPWQRLEPVMWRVSEVPGSSASWLLKSINMKKPKVSESFNNSISKQSLAEYLAASFNEAVKDASSV, encoded by the exons ATGGAGGACTCAGAGAAAAGAAGGGAAAGATTGAAGGCAATGCGAGCAGATGCTGCCCAGGCTGAAACTGAAGCATCTACCTCACCAGTTTCAGCTTCCCTTGCTAATCCATTGCTTGACAATCCTACAACTTTTTCTTCACAACAGGACTCTGGTGCTGCTCCAAGGTTTGGATTTTATACAGATCCTATGGCTGCCTTTTCTGCTAACAAGAGAACGAGCGCATCTAATAACCAGCCTTCCCATGGGCATTTTAGGCCTCCCAGTCACATACCGCAGTTTTCATCTCCTGTTCCTG GACCAAGGAATCCTAATATGACACCATCACCAACTTACCAGATGCAAAGTAATTTTTCACCTAACCAGGAAATGCATCAAATCCAGGGTCCTTACGACAGTGCCACTCACTTTGGGGTCCCAAGACCCGGTCCTTATCCTATTCATCAACGTACTCCTAATGCCTGGAATGTACCAGGCGATGGAGCTGGGTATCATTACTCAGCTCCTTATAGAGGTACAACCAATCCCTATCCCATGCATGGTGGAAACCAAGGCTTTCGGCCGGCAGGAATCCCTGGTTTGAATTACGGACAAGGTAGGCCTCCTTGGCGTGGCACAAGTCCAAGCCCTGGATCAACACAAGGAAGCAGTTTTGCTCATCCAGAGAGAGGCAGGGGACAATGGCGAGGCAGCAACAGAGGCCCATTTTCTGGGCGAGGTGGTGGAAGAGGACAGAATTTCCATTCATGTGGCAGTACATTAGATGAGGCATTCAGGCCAGAGTCTTTCTATGACAAGTCTATGGTTGAAGATCCGTGGCAACGTTTAGAACCTGTTATGTGGAGGGTGTCGGAAGTTCCTGGGTCATCAGCTTCTTGGCTTTTAAAATCCATTAACATGAAAAAGCCAAAGGTTTCAGAATCTTTTAACAACTCCATTTCTAAACAAAGCCTTGCAGAATACCTTGCTGCATC
- the LOC126665860 gene encoding geranylgeranyl transferase type-2 subunit alpha 1, translating to MHGVSRKPPTPEEAAKTAAKAEKLSILQSQVLHNHHHNIYSKEAVEVSAKLLEANPEFYTGWNYRKLAVQHNLTQSSSDPDAVNSILDDELRVVERALKQNFKSYGAWHHRKWVISKGHSSVDKELNLLDKLFAVDSRNFHAWTYRRFVAELMNRSENDELEFTERLIKKNFSNYSAWHNRSFLLSNLVKKNVKGFSNKEEVLTRELELVHDAVFTEPKDQSGWFYHLWLLKQTVNIEGPVLVSSWPGPGSDVILLGDSCLENHTASPFNVFQLNSGTFPLILYFNQAVEGVNSLSVTVASKLISNENLIWKPISINNTQVAQVWVTQLSFLDMDLHALEAFPVEVTFGPCQGIISSTGIPYSHPSHLAFTVHVQSVKTGLVEEAVLERISWIDSNFHLCEPHLLESDLVASLDLLSVKKKHELPALTWQEKIIEEEINLFRELSDCKIGKLTLARLLTSRDELVSTEELINSEEILRLYPQLMKLDPTHSQYYKDVNSLVLMRQATSTRESVLSHCFHYRNSTSSSTGYPICLRLNNLSLSRIGSVERLLWVQMLDLSRNELQSIEGLEGMQLLSYLSLSRNKLSSFTALEPLREMKSLKVLDISYNEIGAHSIDTTRYICSSPLSHSVGSEWEQDKTMVDGINMAKYWEAFFVLKGLNLTTLDAVGNAIVDEKFASFLIKILPKLKWLDGVEL from the exons ATGCACGGGGTGTCTCGCAAGCCACCGACGCCAGAAGAAGCGGCGAAAACGGCCGCCAAAGCCGAAAAGCTGAGCATTCTTCAATCTCAAGTTCTTCACAATCATCACCACAACAT TTATAGTAAAGAAGCTGTAGAGGTAAGCGCTAAGCTTCTAGAAGCAAATCCGGAGTTTTACACTGGTTGGAACTATAGAAAACTTGCTGTTCAACATAATCTTACTCAATCTAGCTCCGATCCTGACGCCGTTAATTCTATTCTCGATGACGAACTTCGAGTG GTAGAGAGGgcattaaaacaaaatttcaaGTCATATGGAGCGTGGCATCATCGAAAATGGGTAATAAGTAAAGGCCACTCTTCTGTTGATAAGGAACTGAATCTTTTGGACAAGTTATTCGCTGTTGATTCCCGTAATTTTCATGCTTGGACTTATCGAAG ATTTGTAGCAGAATTGATGAACAGATCGGAGAATGATGAGTTGGAGTTCACTGAGCGTCTGATCAAAAAGAACTTCAGTAATTATTCCGCATGGCATAATCGAAG CTTTCTTCTGTCTAATTTGGTGAAGAAAAATGTTAAAGGATTTTCCAACAAAGAAGAGGTCTTAACCAGGGAGCTTGAATTGGTGCATGATGCTGTGTTTACTGAACCAAAAGATCAAAGTGGTTGGTTTTATCATCTTTGGCTTCTCAAGCAAACTGTTAACATTGAGGGTCCTGTGCTTGTTTCTTCATGGCCAGGTCCTGGTTCGGATGTCATTCTGTTAGGAGATAGCTGCCTGGAAAATCACACTGCTTCTCCTTTCAATGTATTCCAATTAAATTCAGGAACATTTCCGCTCATTCTTTACTTTAATCAGGCTGTTGAAGGGGTGAACTCACTTTCAGTAACGGTCGCATCTAAACTTATTTCAAATGAGAATCTTATTTGGAAACCTATTTCAATTAATAACACTCAGGTTGCCCAAGTTTGGGTAACACAGTTAAGTTTTCTTGATATGGATCTCCATGCTTTAGAAGCTTTTCCTGTGGAGGTTACCTTTGGACCATGTCAAGGAATAATTTCTTCTACCGGCATTCCCTATAGCCATCCTTCTCATTTGGCATTTACCGTGCATGTACAATCGGTCAAAACAGGACTTGTGGAAGAGGCAGTTTTAGAGAGGATTTCGTGGATAGATAGTAACTTTCACCTTTGTGAGCCTCATTTGTTGGAATCAGATTTAGTTGCTTCACTTGACCTCCTAAGTGTAAAAAAGAAGCATGAACTACCAGCTTTGACATGGCAAGAAAAAATTATAGAGGAAGAGATTAACCTCTTCCGTGAGTTGTCAGACTG CAAAATTGGGAAGCTTACCCTTGCAAGACTATTGACTTCTCGTGATGAATTAGTGTCTACCGAAGAGTTAATAAATTCCGAAGAAATTCTTAGATTATACCCTCAATTAATGAAGCTGGATCCAACGCATTCTCAGTACTACAAGGATGTAAACAGCTTGGTCTTAATGCGACAG GCGACGTCTACTAGGGAATCTGTTCTGAGCCACTGCTTTCACTACAGGAACTCAACTTCATCAAGCACTGGCTATCCTATATGTTTAAGACTGAATAACTTATCATTATCACGAATCGGATCTGTTGAGAGATTATTGTGGGTCCAAATGCTAGACCTCAGTCGCAATGAACTTCAATCAATTGAAG GCCTCGAGGGTATGCAGCTACTTTCTTACTTGAGTTTGAGTAGAAATAAGCTCTCTAGTTTTACTGCTCTGGAGCCTCTGAGAGAGATGAAGTCATTAAAAGTGCTGGATATTTCATATAATGAGATAGGTGCACACTCTATTGATACAACGAGATACATTTGCTCTTCTCCGTTATCTCATTCGGTTGGAAGTGAATGGGAGCAGGATAAAACTATGGTTGATGGAATCAACATGGCAAAATACTGGGAAGCATTTTTTGTGCTGAAGGGCTTGAACTTGACAACATTAGATGCAGTAGGGAATGCAATTGTTGATGAAAAATTTGCCTCATTTTTAATTAAGATCCTGCCTAAACTCAAGTGGCTGGATGGTGTAGAACTCTGA
- the LOC126656509 gene encoding serine/threonine-protein kinase CTR1 isoform X1 — MPHRTTYFFPRQFPDRSGFDASSTKQLLDHEKTKLLQETFGSSTPTNTTNINTAANVTSSHAQTPTTPTTTSTRTTVTTAVSDLFTSSDDEKYHQNEKKQFGKDHENKLQKKKKQLDAFYDWLAEKKAEKKSSTKLRRLISEYDDDEDDRQLLLKPEPPKPSPEPEPAEPQSVHEIVPVHQLAIKERDVDRNFDRQVSLPRLSSGSSYAGSLFSGTTLDGNFFSDIKESVHQEGVQEEEEVVAPAVVVAASAKEEEEKKKEEGMKIISESRRTAETYHLQLALAKRLSLQSDLASEIVLLQDGCPESSDAETVSYRLWVSGCLSYSDRISDGFYNILGMNPYLWVMCNDEEEGRQLPPLMSLKEIEPSETSMEVVLIDGRGDSRIKELEDKAHELYCASENTMVLVEKLGKLVAICMGGTFPVEQGDLHKRWKIVSKRLKDFHRCIVLPIGGLSTGLCRHRAILFKKLADYIGLPCRIARGCKYCVADHRSSCLVRIEDDRQLSREYVVDLVGQPGNVHGPDSTINGGFITSIPSPLQISHLKEFQLSYTDDAPCQLLRSKHLCAFPKKSLCPGREEESQQPRSIIQLSTSVPADQATLRNGSSLIPLDLTRNAEALDVERPSVRECSCLVTDDVIQPTPQKEIVGSGKPIDIVCEQTKINSSSQSEVKESERRLGSRGRLATVTIPRYLNLEPSLAMDWLEISWDELHMKERVGAGSFGTVHRAEWHGSDVAVKVLTVQDFHDDQLREFLREVAIMKRVRHPNVVLFMGAVTKRPHLSIVTEYLPRGSLYRLIHRPSAGELLDQRRRLRMALDVAKGINYLHCLSPPIVHWDLKSPNLLVDKNWTVKVCDFGLSRFKANTFLSSKSVAGTPEWMAPEFLRGEPSNEKSDVYSFGVILWELVTMQQPWNGLSPAQVVGAVAFQNRRLAIPQSTSPMLASLMESCWSDEPAQRPPFGKIVETLKKLLKSPLQLIQLGGTVASSSKKTLD, encoded by the exons ATGCCTCACAGAACGACTTACTTTTTTCCGAGGCAATTTCCGGATCGGTCTGGATTCGATGCATCGTCTACTAAGCAGTTGTTGGATCACGAGAAGACGAAGCTTCTGCAAGAAACTTTTGGGAGTAGTACTCCAACTAATACTACTAATATTAATACAGCTGCAAATGTCACATCATCGCATGCGCAAACTCCAACTACTCCAACCACAACCTCAACGAGAACGACAGTTACGACTGCAGTATCGGATCTTTTCACGAGCAGCGACGATGAAAAGTACCATCAAAATGAAAAGAAGCAGTTCGGTAAGGATCATGAGAACAAGTTgcaaaagaagaagaaacagcTCGATGCTTTCTATGATTGGTTAGCTGAGAAAAAAGCTGAGAAGAAATCGTCCACTAAGCTACGTAGATTAATATCTGAGTATGACGACGATGAAGATGATCGCCAGCTTTTACTTAAGCCGGAGCCGCCCAAACCATCTCCTGAGCCGGAACCTGCTGAGCCTCAGAGTGTTCATGAGATAGTTCCTGTTCATCAGCTGGCTATTAAGGAGCGTGATGTTGACCGGAACTTTGACCGTCAGGTTTCTTTGCCGAGGTTATCCAGTGGGAGCAGTTATGCTGGAAGCTTGTTTTCCGGTACCACATTGGACGGAAACTTTTTTAGTGACATTAAGGAGAGTGTTCACCAAGAAGGGGTTCAGGAGGAGGAGGAAGTGGTAGCTCCAGCCGTGGTGGTGGCCGCCTCCGCGAAGGAGGAGGAggagaagaaaaaagaagaggGAATGAAAATTATCAGCGAGTCCCGAAGAACAGCTGAAACTTATCATTTACAGCTGGCTTTAGCTAAACGGCTTAGTTTGCAATCTGATCTTGCTAGTGAGATTGTTCTTTTGCAAGATGGCTGTCCTGAATCCTCTGATGCTGAAACGGTGTCGTATCGTCTTTGG GTTAGTGGATGCTTGTCTTATAGTGACAGGATATCAGATGGATTTTATAACATTCTTGGAATGAATCCGTATCTGTGGGTGATGTgcaatgatgaagaagaaggcaGACAGTTGCCTCCTTTGATGTCACTTAAAGAAATTGAACCTAGCGAGACATCCATGGAGGTTGTTCTAATCGATGGGCGTGGCGATTCTCGCATTAAGGAGCTCGAGGATAAAGCTCATGAACTATACTGTGCATCAGAAAACACTATGGTATTAGTGGAGAAATTAGGAAAGCTTGTAGCAATTTGCATGGG GGGGACTTTCCCAGTGGAGCAAGGTGATCTTCATAAACGCTGGAAAATCGTTAGCAAGAGGTTAAAGGATTTTCACAGGTGTATTGTTCTTCCCATAGGCGGCCTATCCACAGGACTCTGCAGGCATCGTGCAATTTTATTCAAG AAATTGGCAGACTACATAGGTTTGCCATGCCGGATAGCTCGGGGTTGCAAGTATTGTGTAGCAGATCACAGGTCATCTTGTCTTGTTAGAATTGAGGATGACAGACAACTATCAAG AGAATATGTGGTTGATCTAGTTGGACAGCCAGGAAATGTCCACGGACCAGATTCTACTATCAATGGAGGGTTCATAACTTCGATTCCGTCGCCACTACAGATATCCCATCTCAAAGAGTTCCAGCTTTCATACACGGATGATGCACCTTGTCAACTTTTACGTTCAAAGCATTTGTGTGCTTTTCCTAAAAAATCTTTATGTCCGG GCAGGGAAGAAGAAAGCCAACAGCCACGGAGCATTATCCAGTTGTCAACTTCTGTTCCAGCAGATCAAGCTACTCTTAGAAATGGTTCATCTTTGATACCTTTGGATTTGACAAGGAATGCTGAAGCTCTTGATGTAGAAAGGCCATCTGTACGTGAGTGTTCTTGCCTTGTAACAGATGATGTAATACAACCAACTCCCCAAAAAGAGATTGTAGGGTCCGGAAAGCCTATTGACATTGTTTGTGAGCAAACTAAAATCAACTCCTCCAGTCAGTCAGAGGTGAAAGAGTCAGAGAGGAGGCTTGGCAGTCGAGGCAGATTAGCTACTGTGACCATTCCAAGGTATTTGAATCTTGAACCTTCACTTGCAATGGACTGGCTTGAGATCTCATGGGATGAATTGCATATGAAGGAGCGTGTTGGTGCTG GTTCATTTGGAACAGTGCATCGTGCTGAATGGCATGGATCG GATGTTGCTGTCAAGGTATTAACTGTTCAAGATTTTCATGATGATCAGTTAAGGGAGTTCTTGAGAGAG GTTGCAATTATGAAACGAGTCCGTCATCCAAATGTGGTTCTCTTTATGGGTGCAGTTACTAAGCGTCCCCACCTGTCAATAGTGACAGAATACCTGCCTAG GGGTAGTTTATACCGCCTCATACACAGGCCGTCTGCTGGGGAACTTCTGGATCAGAGGCGTCGTTTACGCATGGCTTTGGATGTG GCAAAGGGAATCAATTATCTACACTGTCTGAGCCCTCCTATAGTTCATTGGGACCTTAAATCTCCAAATTTGTTGGTCGATAAAAATTGGACAGTGAAG GTTTGTGATTTTGGATTGTCGAGATTCAAAGCAAACACATTTCTGTCATCAAAATCAGTTGCTGGAACA CCTGAGTGGATGGCTCCAGAATTTCTTCGTGGAGAGCCTTCAAACGAAAAATCTGATGTTTATAGTTTTGGAGTCATCCTGTGGGAGCTGGTAACTATGCAACAACCCTGGAATGGGCTTAGTCCTGCACAG GTGGTTGGAGCTGTAGCTTTCCAAAATAGAAGGCTTGCAATACCACAGAGCACCTCTCCAATGTTGGCTTCTCTCATGGAATCCTGCTGGTCTGA CGAACCGGCGCAGCGTCCACCGTTCGGTAAGATAGTCGAGACGTTGAAGAAGCTTCTGAAGTCGCCACTCCAGTTGATACAGCTGGGTGGCACAGTAGCAAGTTCTTCCAAAAAGACTCTGGATTAG